From a region of the Myxococcaceae bacterium JPH2 genome:
- a CDS encoding transglutaminase domain-containing protein, giving the protein MKTFAKWVLVGLGIATGLSFCGLRMVGRLSPPGSHVSLPGLSPEDPSEDLGRVLVPADTPPGRAVTYVWSVEELTPHRQQVAYGLSERLEAQLEATHHAYARRLRYRALGPGRFTYVAPPGCGTDMHCIYVELMRTSPGPVRALGERFAASIQARQLDAAQAAQLILGFVQRIRYEVPDDEPFGIVPPALVPAQNRGDCDSKAVLAVMLLRQVGIDAVLLYSDPLAHAAVGVGLPGSGARLKLGGRSYQYAEVTAEGWPPGMVPPRYNMLHLWKVLPLED; this is encoded by the coding sequence GTGAAGACGTTCGCCAAGTGGGTGCTCGTGGGTCTGGGCATCGCGACAGGGTTGAGCTTCTGCGGGTTGCGCATGGTGGGCCGGCTGTCCCCTCCGGGTTCTCACGTGTCCCTGCCCGGGCTCTCGCCGGAGGATCCATCCGAGGACCTGGGCCGGGTGCTCGTGCCCGCGGACACGCCGCCGGGGCGCGCTGTCACCTACGTCTGGAGCGTGGAGGAACTCACGCCACACCGTCAGCAGGTGGCCTACGGGCTGAGCGAGCGACTGGAGGCGCAGCTCGAAGCGACGCATCACGCCTACGCCCGGAGACTGCGTTACCGAGCGCTGGGGCCTGGGCGCTTCACGTATGTGGCGCCTCCTGGGTGCGGCACGGACATGCACTGCATCTACGTGGAGCTGATGCGGACCTCGCCAGGTCCCGTGCGTGCGCTGGGCGAGCGCTTCGCCGCATCCATCCAGGCGCGCCAGCTCGACGCCGCGCAGGCCGCACAGCTCATCCTCGGGTTCGTGCAGCGCATCCGCTACGAGGTGCCGGACGACGAGCCCTTCGGCATCGTGCCGCCCGCGCTGGTCCCCGCCCAGAACCGAGGCGACTGTGATTCCAAGGCCGTGCTCGCGGTGATGTTGCTGCGGCAGGTGGGCATCGACGCGGTGCTGCTGTACTCGGATCCGCTGGCGCATGCCGCGGTGGGCGTGGGGCTGCCCGGCTCGGGCGCGCGGCTGAAGCTGGGGGGCCGCAGCTATCAATATGCCGAAGTCACCGCGGAAGGCTGGCCGCCCGGAATGGTGCCGCCCCGATACAACATGCTCCACCTGTGGAAGGTTCTCCCTCTGGAGGACTGA
- a CDS encoding AAA family ATPase gives MARDVSFFDHLGALMAQERDAEKARVSALAQGLTLREREEQGLSLLDLEAIEEDVGLGGRILITLARADRRPLPSRLSNGDFVAVFPRRAEVKEPARALVSRATSTRIQLAFDRAPPPYLHEGLLRLDIVPNDVTFERVRAGLQRVKGMDKGTERRRREVLLGNEPPRFDTTRDFTPTRPLNPEQQEAVTRALAAEDFFLVHGPPGTGKSTVLAEVAVHAVARGERLLCTAASNAAVDHLLDLCLGQGLRALRVGHPARVAPRFQEHTLDIVVEEHPDRVISRELFDEAFSLFGYARRQRNQGRSRERFSNARASTAEAKDLMDEARKLEKQALRSVLARAQVVCVTLASLGSGILAGEEFDRALLDEATQATEPLALLGFLRAPKVVLAGDPQQLPPTLLSQEAAKAGLGVSLFERLLKDHGDGVKRMLREQYRMNARIMAFPSHEMYGGELRAHPSVADRTLADVLPSSEGLDVPPVLFLDTAGKGFDEEVEPTTNSLFSPGEADLVLARVKALLAAGLSPRELAVITPYGAQARRLREAVEPLSPEVEVDTVDAFQGREKDAILVSLVRSNGEGQIGFLNDLRRMNVALTRARRHLFVVGDSATLSGHPFYARFIEGTQTDGGYRSAWEWPDAV, from the coding sequence ATGGCCCGTGACGTCTCCTTCTTCGACCACCTCGGCGCGCTCATGGCTCAGGAGCGCGACGCCGAGAAAGCCCGCGTCTCGGCGCTCGCCCAGGGGCTCACCCTGCGCGAGCGCGAGGAGCAGGGCCTGTCCCTCCTCGACCTCGAGGCCATCGAAGAGGACGTGGGGCTGGGCGGTCGCATCCTCATCACCCTCGCCCGCGCCGACCGGCGCCCCCTGCCGTCCCGCCTGTCCAACGGAGACTTCGTCGCCGTCTTCCCGCGCCGCGCCGAGGTGAAGGAGCCCGCCCGCGCGCTCGTGTCTCGCGCCACGTCCACCCGCATCCAGCTCGCCTTCGACCGCGCGCCGCCGCCGTACCTCCACGAAGGACTGCTGCGCCTGGACATCGTCCCCAACGACGTGACGTTCGAGCGCGTCCGCGCCGGCCTCCAGCGCGTGAAGGGCATGGACAAGGGCACCGAGCGACGCCGCCGCGAGGTGCTCCTGGGCAACGAGCCGCCCCGCTTCGACACGACCCGGGACTTCACCCCCACCCGCCCCCTCAACCCCGAGCAACAGGAGGCCGTCACCCGCGCGCTCGCCGCCGAGGACTTCTTCCTCGTCCACGGCCCGCCAGGCACGGGCAAGTCCACCGTGCTCGCGGAGGTGGCCGTTCACGCCGTCGCGCGCGGAGAGCGGCTGCTGTGCACCGCCGCGAGCAACGCCGCCGTGGACCACCTGCTCGACCTGTGTCTGGGCCAGGGGCTGCGCGCCCTGCGCGTGGGCCACCCGGCCCGCGTCGCGCCGCGCTTCCAGGAGCACACGCTCGACATCGTGGTGGAGGAGCACCCGGATCGCGTCATCAGCCGCGAGCTGTTCGACGAGGCCTTCAGCCTCTTTGGCTACGCGCGCCGCCAGCGCAACCAGGGCCGCAGCCGCGAGCGCTTCTCCAACGCCCGCGCCTCCACCGCCGAGGCCAAGGACCTGATGGATGAGGCGCGCAAGCTGGAGAAGCAGGCCCTGCGCTCCGTGCTCGCCCGCGCGCAGGTCGTCTGCGTGACGCTCGCCAGCCTCGGCTCGGGCATCCTCGCGGGCGAGGAGTTCGACCGCGCGCTTCTGGATGAAGCCACGCAGGCCACCGAGCCGCTCGCCCTGCTCGGCTTCCTGCGCGCGCCCAAGGTGGTCCTCGCCGGAGACCCGCAGCAGCTGCCGCCCACGCTGCTCTCCCAAGAGGCCGCCAAGGCGGGCCTGGGCGTCAGCCTCTTCGAGCGACTGCTCAAGGACCACGGCGACGGCGTCAAGCGCATGCTGCGCGAGCAGTACCGCATGAACGCGCGCATCATGGCCTTCCCCTCTCACGAGATGTACGGCGGCGAGCTGCGCGCCCACCCCTCCGTGGCCGACCGCACCCTCGCGGACGTGCTCCCCTCCAGCGAGGGGCTGGACGTGCCGCCCGTCCTCTTCCTCGACACCGCGGGCAAGGGCTTCGACGAGGAGGTCGAGCCCACCACGAACAGCCTCTTCAGCCCCGGCGAAGCGGACCTCGTGCTCGCGCGCGTGAAGGCCCTGCTCGCCGCGGGACTCTCGCCTCGGGAGCTGGCGGTCATCACGCCCTACGGCGCCCAGGCCCGCCGGCTGCGCGAGGCCGTGGAGCCGCTCAGCCCCGAGGTGGAGGTGGACACCGTGGACGCCTTCCAGGGCCGCGAGAAGGACGCCATCCTCGTCAGCCTCGTGCGCTCCAACGGCGAGGGGCAGATTGGCTTCCTCAATGACTTGCGCCGCATGAACGTCGCCCTCACCCGCGCGCGGCGCCACCTGTTCGTGGTGGGCGACTCGGCGACGCTGAGCGGCCACCCGTTCTACGCGCGCTTCATCGAGGGCACGCAGACCGACGGAGGCTACCGCTCCGCCTGGGAATGGCCCGACGCCGTCTGA
- a CDS encoding serine/threonine protein kinase, with product METFGRYELLRKLAIGGMGAVYLARQKGPVGFQKLLVVKRLLPHLSEDDEFLDMFLDEARIAALLNHPNIAQIYELGDVDGQYYIAMEYVQGEALGTLMTRASHRQGGMPLGLKCRVIAEAAAGLDAAHNARSPSGRKLALIHRDVSPQNVLVGFNGGVKLIDFGVAKASGKLSQTVVGTIKGKHAYMSPEQARGEPLDCRSDVFGLGTVFYELLTGMRLFKRADEMSTLKAVVSAKIQPPSELLPDIPKGLDAIVFKALARKRDERYATAGELQLALEEFLLQEKLHATTAHLAAFMRELYATELEEDRFATEPTVIHYEPRLAAKAQAAAAPPPAKPAAAAATKSAPKARALPKPAKSADDGATPVKRPAKLGPSEPDK from the coding sequence GTGGAAACGTTCGGGCGCTACGAGCTGCTGCGCAAGCTGGCCATCGGTGGCATGGGAGCCGTTTATCTGGCCCGCCAGAAGGGGCCCGTCGGATTCCAGAAGCTCCTCGTGGTGAAGCGGCTGCTGCCGCACCTGTCCGAGGACGACGAGTTCCTCGACATGTTCCTGGACGAGGCGCGCATCGCCGCGCTCCTCAACCATCCCAACATCGCGCAGATCTACGAGCTGGGCGACGTGGATGGGCAGTACTACATCGCCATGGAGTACGTGCAGGGCGAGGCGCTCGGCACGCTGATGACCCGGGCCTCGCATCGCCAGGGCGGCATGCCGCTGGGGCTCAAGTGCCGCGTCATCGCCGAGGCGGCCGCCGGGCTCGACGCCGCGCACAACGCGCGCAGCCCCTCGGGCCGCAAGCTCGCGCTCATCCACCGGGACGTGTCGCCGCAGAACGTGCTGGTGGGCTTCAACGGCGGCGTGAAGCTCATCGACTTCGGCGTGGCCAAGGCCTCCGGCAAGCTGTCCCAGACGGTGGTGGGCACCATCAAGGGCAAGCACGCGTACATGTCCCCGGAGCAGGCGCGCGGCGAGCCGCTGGACTGCCGCTCCGACGTGTTCGGCCTGGGCACCGTGTTCTACGAGCTGCTCACCGGCATGCGCCTGTTCAAGCGCGCGGACGAGATGTCCACGCTCAAGGCCGTGGTGAGCGCGAAGATCCAGCCCCCTTCCGAGCTGCTGCCGGACATCCCCAAGGGCCTGGACGCCATCGTCTTCAAGGCCCTGGCCCGCAAGCGCGACGAGCGCTACGCCACCGCCGGCGAGCTGCAGCTGGCCCTCGAGGAGTTCCTCCTCCAGGAGAAGCTGCACGCCACCACCGCGCACCTGGCCGCCTTCATGCGCGAGCTGTACGCGACCGAGCTGGAGGAGGACCGGTTCGCCACCGAGCCCACCGTCATCCACTACGAGCCGCGCCTCGCGGCCAAGGCGCAAGCCGCCGCGGCCCCACCGCCCGCGAAGCCCGCCGCCGCGGCCGCCACCAAGTCGGCGCCCAAGGCGCGCGCCCTGCCCAAGCCCGCCAAGAGCGCGGACGACGGCGCCACCCCGGTGAAGCGTCCCGCGAAGCTCGGCCCTTCGGAACCCGACAAGTAG
- a CDS encoding beta-lactamase family protein: MTSRPAFLGPPRASVRRGLSALVLSAAVALTAPAVAAPRAPAVAPPPFTQVIEREVPALMKEAHIQGTAVGLIVGGKLVYAKGFGFADHAGKVPVTPDTVFVAASLSKPIASWVTMRLAEQGRVQLDKPVAEVLSPWPLAQNQFDHRLITIRRLLSHTAGTTLGGYQGWLDFKELPSLEESLAGKTNGRGAVELFAPVGAKFQYSGGGYTLMQLAIERTTKRKYSDLARELVFQPLGMKHSSVAMTPAVLAGAAEGHDDDGSPVPPRYYVEQAPSTLTTTVNDFARWMIAGMEKTAGAHPLTQAQLTQMYTPAELSTPRAPNEAVYGLGHFIERLGDGSTAVGHDGRNQAGFRAKFLMRPQSGDGIVFFSNSRSGLALDRVICLWGADVAKVDPATTCKK; the protein is encoded by the coding sequence ATGACCTCTCGCCCCGCCTTCCTCGGCCCGCCCCGCGCTTCCGTGCGCAGAGGGCTCTCAGCGCTGGTGCTGTCCGCCGCGGTTGCGCTCACCGCGCCCGCTGTCGCGGCCCCGCGCGCCCCCGCTGTCGCGCCACCGCCGTTCACTCAGGTCATCGAGCGCGAAGTGCCGGCCCTCATGAAAGAGGCCCACATCCAAGGCACGGCCGTAGGACTGATTGTTGGCGGCAAGCTGGTCTACGCGAAGGGCTTTGGCTTCGCGGACCATGCGGGCAAGGTGCCCGTGACGCCCGACACCGTGTTCGTCGCCGCCTCGCTGTCCAAGCCGATCGCCAGCTGGGTGACGATGCGCTTGGCCGAGCAAGGGCGCGTGCAACTGGATAAGCCGGTCGCGGAGGTGCTGTCGCCGTGGCCTTTGGCGCAGAACCAGTTCGACCATCGCCTCATCACGATCCGCCGCCTGCTCTCGCACACCGCGGGCACGACGTTGGGCGGATATCAGGGGTGGCTCGACTTCAAGGAGCTCCCGAGCCTGGAAGAGTCGCTGGCCGGCAAGACCAATGGGCGCGGCGCGGTGGAACTGTTCGCGCCGGTCGGTGCGAAATTCCAATACTCCGGGGGCGGCTACACCCTGATGCAGCTGGCCATCGAGCGGACCACGAAGCGCAAGTATTCGGACCTGGCGCGCGAGCTGGTGTTCCAGCCACTCGGCATGAAACACAGCAGTGTCGCCATGACGCCGGCGGTCCTGGCCGGCGCAGCGGAGGGACACGACGATGATGGCAGCCCGGTGCCGCCGCGTTACTACGTCGAGCAGGCGCCTTCGACCCTCACCACCACCGTCAACGACTTCGCCCGGTGGATGATTGCCGGGATGGAGAAGACCGCGGGCGCGCATCCACTGACCCAGGCGCAGCTCACGCAGATGTACACCCCCGCGGAACTGAGCACGCCGCGCGCTCCCAACGAGGCGGTCTACGGCCTGGGCCACTTCATCGAGCGCCTCGGCGACGGGAGCACCGCCGTCGGTCACGACGGGCGCAACCAGGCTGGCTTCCGCGCCAAGTTCTTGATGCGCCCTCAATCCGGCGACGGCATCGTCTTCTTCAGCAACTCCCGCAGCGGCCTGGCTTTGGACCGCGTCATCTGTCTATGGGGCGCCGACGTGGCCAAGGTCGATCCGGCGACGACCTGCAAGAAGTAG
- a CDS encoding alpha/beta hydrolase, translating to MPAPFESRTLAAEGLSLHLRQRHAVGSPAVLFLHGWLDHSHSFDPLLEYLPAHWHVGLLDFRGMGRSGHAPLGASYQFGDHLLDVEAALDGLGLESAHLVGHSLGGIVALAYAAARPARVKSVSLIESLGPRGGPAEGAVGRLRGFLEDSRRPPNRKRYPTVEAAAARLRENTPSLPESAALLLARHGTQPHPEGGLTFTFDPRQRRRFGHGFDEAQWLAIEATVTCPVQLIRGSEGLLPDSSWLHSRMAALSTLAQPPLVLPGGHHVHMEQPEATARALAAFIA from the coding sequence GTGCCCGCACCCTTCGAGTCCCGGACCCTCGCCGCCGAGGGCCTCTCCTTGCACCTTCGCCAGCGCCACGCGGTGGGCTCGCCCGCCGTGCTGTTCCTGCACGGCTGGCTGGACCACTCGCACAGCTTTGATCCGCTGCTGGAATACCTGCCCGCCCACTGGCACGTGGGCCTGCTGGACTTCCGCGGCATGGGGCGCAGCGGACACGCGCCGCTCGGCGCCTCCTATCAGTTCGGGGACCACCTGCTGGACGTGGAGGCCGCGCTGGATGGGCTGGGCCTGGAGTCCGCGCACCTCGTGGGCCACTCGCTGGGCGGCATCGTCGCGCTGGCCTATGCCGCCGCGCGCCCCGCCCGCGTGAAGTCCGTCTCCCTCATCGAGAGCCTCGGTCCGAGGGGAGGTCCCGCCGAGGGCGCGGTGGGTCGCCTGCGCGGCTTCCTGGAGGACTCGCGCCGGCCGCCCAACCGCAAGCGCTACCCCACGGTGGAGGCCGCCGCCGCGCGCCTGCGAGAGAACACGCCGTCCCTGCCCGAGTCCGCCGCTCTCCTGCTCGCTCGCCACGGCACCCAGCCGCACCCCGAAGGTGGACTGACCTTCACGTTCGATCCTCGCCAGCGCCGCCGCTTCGGCCACGGCTTCGACGAGGCGCAATGGCTGGCCATCGAGGCCACCGTCACCTGCCCCGTGCAGCTCATCCGAGGCAGCGAGGGACTCCTGCCCGACTCCTCCTGGCTCCACTCGCGCATGGCGGCGCTGAGCACGTTGGCGCAGCCGCCGCTCGTGCTGCCAGGCGGCCATCACGTCCACATGGAGCAGCCCGAGGCCACCGCCCGCGCGCTGGCCGCCTTCATCGCCTGA
- a CDS encoding choice-of-anchor D domain-containing protein, with protein MTMGVRGRALLVAALALGGMACHDNARIRSVQATAVLDTDAIDFGDVPVGEWREKQVRIRNVGYVPFFAIDALGLAGNPSYQVELVNGSGRVMPGESHIVQVRFHPLSEGLQEEMLHVSTDANVGTTQQVEVHGQGTPTNIGLEPADLDFQTLEVESDRTLDVTITNPVDLPLTLTVRGDVPDPFSPDTVTIPPHATVKVNTTYAPHALGTMGARLEVTSCGTCTPSKVGLTGNSVPSAFVFDPAPVPFDQIPVHERTESFTQARNVTWRPVIISSLATSDRAFVALSKPDGVTVQPGEVVQMRMEFAARYSGPNVGDLTVHYESDKPRESKVVLDARGGRPTLAVAPVVMDFGELPVGGKLEKILRITNAGSNGALKLLGVRAEGDAPQFSVDVPMRGAQGYPWKAGAWPALQADALPINPGDDALELKVYFEPRAEGSWSATLVVQSDDLFNPERAITLTGRARASGPCVYELLPQPSLDFGNVVPGMGAVLGFYFHNPGGAECAVKDIHISKDAGGAFFMPGGPLTGGVVLYDTAFSAMVAFKPLTAGVYEGELRMTVNNPNYPTVTLPLRGQSMKSCLVAAPAFVDFGAIRFDCAATPRTTLVSNQCGEPVTVASAEIGNGTSTQFSLLKPFTTPRVLKPGEGFELEVGYERRILGQHFSPLYLHTDTEPTPFLIPLQAETNHEGLQVDHYTQGATSQLDVLFVVSNTTTMEPYQQRLRDAIPGWLERARQQNVDVRVGVTSTGLVPRGPACGGGANGGEAGRLIPVDNSRPRVASSTNPNAAAIIQANLDVGLCHNLVQGLETMRQALSAPLAEQVDDPRTPQPDDGNWGFFRTAARLAVVVLADEDDHSGFAPDSYVQFLQSLKGTGSMHRSQLHGWVPLDGRCTTAGGVAHRFMSVAQGTGGELASICDDDYRVLLDPLITRAGDPDTDFPLSASPTGIAEMTVRVQGQEVPAEMWTYDAKRNAIHFHPGDTPRAGQSVEISYRSTCKAP; from the coding sequence ATGACGATGGGCGTGAGGGGGCGGGCCCTGTTGGTGGCGGCCCTGGCGCTGGGAGGGATGGCGTGTCACGACAACGCGCGGATCCGCTCGGTCCAGGCGACCGCCGTGCTCGACACAGACGCCATCGACTTCGGTGACGTCCCAGTGGGCGAGTGGCGAGAGAAGCAGGTGCGCATCCGCAATGTCGGTTACGTGCCCTTCTTCGCCATCGACGCGCTGGGGCTGGCAGGCAACCCGTCGTACCAGGTGGAGCTGGTCAACGGCAGCGGCCGGGTGATGCCCGGCGAGTCTCACATCGTCCAGGTGCGCTTCCATCCCCTGAGCGAGGGGCTGCAGGAGGAAATGCTGCATGTGTCCACGGACGCCAACGTGGGCACCACGCAGCAAGTGGAGGTGCATGGCCAGGGCACGCCCACGAACATCGGATTGGAGCCGGCCGACCTCGACTTCCAGACGTTGGAGGTGGAGAGCGACCGCACGCTCGACGTCACCATCACCAACCCGGTGGACCTGCCCCTCACCTTGACGGTGCGCGGCGACGTGCCCGACCCCTTCAGTCCAGACACCGTCACCATCCCGCCGCACGCCACCGTGAAGGTGAACACCACCTATGCACCGCATGCGCTGGGGACCATGGGCGCGCGGCTGGAGGTGACGTCCTGCGGGACGTGCACGCCCTCGAAGGTGGGGCTGACCGGCAACTCGGTGCCCAGCGCGTTCGTGTTCGACCCGGCCCCCGTGCCGTTCGATCAAATCCCGGTGCATGAGCGCACCGAGTCCTTCACCCAGGCGCGCAACGTGACCTGGCGCCCCGTCATCATCTCCAGCCTGGCCACCAGCGACCGCGCCTTCGTGGCGCTGTCCAAACCCGACGGCGTCACCGTGCAGCCCGGTGAGGTCGTGCAGATGCGCATGGAGTTCGCGGCGCGCTACTCGGGCCCCAACGTCGGGGACCTGACGGTGCACTACGAATCCGACAAGCCGCGCGAATCCAAGGTCGTGCTCGACGCGCGCGGCGGTCGGCCCACCCTGGCGGTGGCGCCGGTGGTGATGGACTTCGGCGAGCTGCCGGTGGGCGGCAAGCTGGAGAAGATCCTCCGCATCACCAACGCGGGCAGCAACGGCGCGCTGAAGCTGCTCGGCGTGCGCGCCGAGGGTGACGCGCCTCAGTTCAGCGTGGACGTGCCCATGCGCGGCGCCCAGGGCTACCCGTGGAAGGCCGGCGCCTGGCCCGCGCTCCAAGCCGACGCGCTGCCCATCAATCCCGGCGACGACGCCCTGGAGCTGAAGGTCTACTTCGAGCCGCGCGCGGAGGGCTCCTGGTCCGCCACGCTGGTTGTGCAATCGGATGACCTGTTCAACCCCGAGCGCGCCATCACGCTCACGGGGCGGGCGCGCGCCAGCGGCCCCTGCGTCTACGAGCTCTTGCCCCAGCCCAGCCTGGACTTCGGCAACGTGGTGCCGGGCATGGGCGCGGTGCTGGGCTTCTACTTCCACAACCCCGGCGGCGCCGAGTGCGCCGTCAAGGACATCCACATCTCCAAGGACGCGGGCGGCGCCTTCTTCATGCCGGGCGGACCGCTCACGGGCGGGGTGGTCCTCTACGACACGGCCTTCAGCGCCATGGTGGCCTTCAAGCCGCTCACGGCCGGCGTCTATGAGGGCGAGCTGCGGATGACGGTGAACAATCCCAACTACCCCACCGTGACGCTGCCCTTGCGCGGCCAGTCCATGAAGAGCTGCCTCGTCGCCGCGCCCGCGTTCGTGGACTTCGGCGCCATCCGCTTCGACTGCGCCGCCACGCCGCGCACCACGCTCGTGTCCAACCAATGTGGCGAGCCCGTCACGGTGGCCAGCGCCGAGATTGGCAACGGCACCAGCACCCAGTTCTCGCTGCTCAAGCCCTTCACCACGCCGCGCGTCCTCAAGCCCGGCGAGGGCTTCGAGCTGGAGGTGGGCTACGAGCGGCGAATCCTCGGCCAGCACTTCAGCCCGCTCTACCTCCACACCGACACCGAGCCCACGCCCTTCCTCATCCCGCTCCAAGCGGAGACCAACCACGAGGGGCTCCAGGTGGACCACTACACCCAGGGCGCCACCAGCCAGCTCGACGTGCTCTTCGTCGTCTCCAACACCACCACCATGGAGCCGTACCAACAGCGCCTGCGCGACGCCATCCCGGGATGGCTGGAGCGCGCGCGCCAGCAGAACGTGGACGTGCGCGTGGGCGTCACCAGCACGGGGCTCGTGCCGCGCGGTCCCGCGTGCGGCGGCGGCGCGAACGGAGGCGAGGCGGGCCGCTTGATTCCCGTGGACAACAGCCGTCCGCGCGTGGCCTCCAGCACCAACCCCAACGCCGCGGCCATCATCCAGGCAAACCTGGACGTGGGCCTGTGCCACAACCTGGTGCAGGGCCTGGAGACGATGCGCCAGGCCCTGTCCGCCCCCCTGGCCGAGCAGGTGGATGATCCGCGCACGCCCCAGCCCGATGACGGCAACTGGGGCTTCTTCCGCACCGCGGCCCGGCTCGCGGTGGTGGTGCTGGCGGACGAGGATGACCACTCGGGCTTCGCGCCGGACAGCTACGTGCAGTTCCTCCAGTCCCTCAAGGGCACGGGCAGCATGCACCGCAGCCAGCTCCACGGGTGGGTGCCGCTCGACGGGCGCTGCACCACGGCGGGCGGCGTGGCCCACCGCTTCATGTCCGTGGCCCAGGGCACCGGCGGCGAGCTGGCCTCCATCTGCGACGACGACTACCGCGTGCTGTTGGATCCGCTCATCACCCGCGCCGGCGACCCCGACACGGACTTCCCGCTCAGCGCCTCGCCCACCGGCATCGCGGAGATGACGGTGCGCGTGCAGGGGCAGGAAGTGCCCGCCGAGATGTGGACTTACGACGCGAAGCGCAACGCCATCCACTTCCACCCGGGGGACACGCCCCGGGCCGGCCAGTCCGTGGAGATCTCCTACCGGAGCACCTGCAAGGCGCCGTGA
- a CDS encoding GNAT family N-acetyltransferase produces MRIRRAESVDATGIAAIIIPTIRQGTTYALDANMSEADALAYWMGPDKETFVAEEDGVILGTYFIRPNQSGGGRHVCNCGYMTSAAATGRGIARSMCAHSLEYARARGYRAMQFNFVVSTNERAVKLWQALGFEIIGRLPLAFHHPTAGDVDAFVMHQHL; encoded by the coding sequence ATGCGCATCAGGAGAGCCGAATCGGTCGATGCCACTGGCATTGCCGCCATCATCATCCCCACCATTCGCCAAGGCACGACGTACGCGCTCGACGCGAACATGAGCGAAGCGGACGCACTGGCTTATTGGATGGGACCGGACAAGGAGACGTTCGTCGCCGAGGAGGACGGTGTCATCCTTGGCACCTACTTCATCCGTCCGAACCAGTCGGGTGGCGGCCGACACGTCTGCAACTGTGGCTACATGACGAGCGCTGCCGCGACGGGCCGAGGCATCGCGCGCAGCATGTGCGCGCACTCGCTGGAATATGCACGCGCGCGAGGCTATCGCGCCATGCAGTTCAACTTTGTCGTCAGCACGAACGAGCGCGCCGTGAAGCTCTGGCAGGCGCTCGGGTTTGAAATCATCGGCCGGCTGCCGCTCGCGTTCCACCATCCCACCGCCGGCGATGTCGATGCGTTCGTGATGCACCAGCATCTCTGA
- a CDS encoding phosphate/phosphite/phosphonate ABC transporter substrate-binding protein, with the protein MTVHVPPTSRHSFRFGLPPSLGSEMARERAERLSAFLQRALGKLVEVSMAPSYETLAKDLLSGRADAAWAPPFVCARMEAMGVRVLVRGVRRGMSSYRSALVCRAGAGLSVERLKGTNAAWVDRDAVGGYLLPTAYLKTQGLEPARAFAAQHFTGSYRGALEAVLEGKADVTSIFCPPASTGLTFATGVEDVLGPGAGARFELIAYTDEAPNDGVPVAMGLAPQLVTTLESALLGLQAAPDGQALLRDIFNAERFEVAPRMGYRALYRVALASL; encoded by the coding sequence ATGACCGTGCACGTTCCCCCCACGTCGCGTCACTCCTTTCGTTTCGGGCTGCCGCCCTCGCTGGGCAGTGAGATGGCGAGGGAGCGCGCCGAGCGGCTCTCCGCCTTTCTCCAGCGGGCGCTGGGAAAGCTGGTCGAGGTCTCGATGGCGCCCAGCTACGAGACGCTCGCCAAGGACCTGTTGTCCGGGCGGGCGGACGCGGCCTGGGCGCCTCCGTTCGTGTGCGCGCGCATGGAGGCCATGGGCGTGCGGGTGCTGGTGCGCGGGGTGCGCCGGGGCATGTCCAGCTACCGCTCCGCGCTGGTGTGCCGGGCGGGCGCGGGCCTCTCGGTGGAGCGCCTCAAGGGGACGAACGCGGCCTGGGTGGACCGGGACGCGGTGGGCGGCTACCTCCTGCCCACGGCCTACTTGAAGACGCAGGGCCTGGAGCCCGCGCGGGCCTTCGCGGCGCAGCACTTCACGGGCTCGTACCGGGGCGCGCTGGAGGCGGTGCTCGAGGGCAAGGCGGACGTGACGAGCATCTTCTGTCCCCCTGCCTCCACGGGTCTCACCTTCGCCACGGGCGTGGAGGACGTGCTGGGTCCGGGCGCGGGCGCTCGCTTCGAGCTCATCGCCTACACCGACGAGGCGCCCAATGACGGGGTGCCGGTGGCCATGGGCCTGGCGCCGCAGCTGGTGACGACGCTCGAGTCCGCGCTGCTGGGGCTTCAGGCCGCGCCGGACGGTCAGGCGCTCTTGCGCGACATCTTCAACGCGGAGCGCTTCGAGGTCGCGCCGCGCATGGGCTACCGCGCGCTGTACCGCGTGGCGCTCGCGAGTCTCTAA